The genomic region AAAGGAATTTGGAACAGAAATATATCTAATTTCTGATGAACCTTACAGGGAGCTTGTTTATGATAATATTGAAGTTCCTTATTTGACAAAATATTATGATAACACTATTATAGGATATTCCTATAGCAAATCCTTATCTCTTCCTGGTGAAAGAATAGGCTACCTTGTAATTCCAGATGAAGCAACAGATTCAGACTTAATTATCTCAGCTGCTAATGTTGCAACAAGAATTCTTGGTTTTGTTAATGCACCATCTTTATTCCAAAGAGTTATAGCAAAATGCTTAGATGCAGAAGTAGATGTTTCAATATATGAGAAAAACAGAAATTTACTATATAATAGTTTAGTTGAATATGGATATGAGTGTGTAAAACCGGAAGGCGCCTTCTACCTTTTTGTTAAATCACCTATAGAAGATGATATTGAATTTTGTAATCTAGCTAAAAAACATAATATTTTAATAGTTCCTGGGACTTCATTTGCTTGTCCAGGATATGTTAGAATAGCTTATTGTGTATCCTATGATAGAATCGAAAAGGCACTGCCGGAATTTAAGAAGTTGATTGATGAAATTAGAAATAATTAAAATTTAAGGGAACTGTATTAATCAGTTCCCTTACTTCTTTATCTATTCTTCATTCATTATTCCTAATTTATCAAAAATTATAAAGGCTATGCCTAATATCATTGCTACTATAGTTGCAAGCCCCATCCCCTTAAATTCTATAGCACCTAAGGTTATCTTTATTCCACTTAAGCCTACTATAAAAATTACTGATGTAAGAATTAAGTTTCTAGATTTTGAAAAATCAACTTGTTCTTCAATAAATACTCTTAATCCTGAAGTTGCTATTGTACCAAATAATAAGAAACTTATTCCTCCAATTACTGGAGTAGGTATAGTATTTATTAAAGCCGATAATTTTCCTGAAAAGCCTAATATAATTGAAAAGATACCAGCCAAACAAACTACATATACACTATATACTTTTGTTAAAGCCATAACTCCTATATTTTCACCATAGGTAGTTGTTGGTACTGAACCAAAAAAGCCTGAAATCATAGTTGATAATCCATCTCCAAGTAAGGATCTATTAAGACCTGGATCTTTAGCAAGATCTTTTCCTAATAAGCTGCTAGTTACTCTTAAATGACCAACATGTTCTACAACAACAACAAAGGTAGCTGGCAATATAGTAAGAATTGCTCTAGCATCAAAATGAGCTAATTTTATGTTTGGTAATGAAAGAAAAGGAGCATTATTTATGATTGATAAATCTATAAGTCCCATAGATAATGCTGTTATGTAGCCAACAATAATTCCTATAAGTATTGGAATTACCTTTAAAAATCCTCTTAATAATACATTACTTAATATTACTGTTATTAATGTTACCATTGATACAATTACCCAAGTACTGTTTAATGTTGGTGAATTACTTCCGCCTACCGGAAAACCTGACATATCTGCTGCTGAACTAGCAAGTTCCAAGCCTATTATCGCGATTATTGCTCCCATTGATGCTGGTGGGAATAATTTATTAATCCAACCTATTCCAGTATATTTTACAATAATAGCAACTAGTGCAAATAGAGCCCCTGACACTACAAATCCACTTTGAATTGTTTGAAAATTATATCCTTGACTCGTAAGTAAAAATACAGGCGCAAGATATGCAAAACTTGAACCTAAAAATGCAGGTATCTTTCTTTTAGTAATAAAAGCATATAATAAAGTACCAATTCCATTAAAGACTAAAACTATAGCAGGATCAATATTAAATAAAATTGGAACTAATACTGATGCCCCAAACATGGCAAATAAATGCTGAATACTTAGGGGTATTGCTTTTCCTAATGGTAATTTTTCATTAACATCAATTGTTAACTCTTTTTTCTCTAAATTTTCTTTTTCTTGCATTTTAAACTCTCCTTAATCTTAATAGTAGCCTTAAAATTTACACAATAACCATAATAGCAAAGAGCTTATAAGAATTCAATTATTTCTTAATAAAAGCAAAAGGATCACTTTATTATTAAGTGACCCCCTTATTATTTTAATCTTTTATTAATATATTCAATAATTTTACATCTGTTAATGCCTCTAATCCATATTGAATATCCGCTTCAAGAGCAAATATTTCTCCTTCTTTTACTAGTGCTTCACTATCTTCATTATAAAGAACTTTTATTTCTCCCTCTATAATTATAAATATTGATTCCATTTCATAATATTCCTTATCAATACTTTCCCCTTTAGCAAAGGAAAAAAATCTTAATTCATGTCTATCATTATCTACTAAGGCCTTACTAGCTATTTTACTCCCTGAATGACTAACCATATCATTCATTTTTATAGCTTCAAAAGGTCTAATATTTCTTAAATATTTCATAATTATCAACTCTCTTTCACTACTATTAAAAGCATTTTCATATCTTCTTTTGCTGTTACTTGGTGCTGAATATTTGCTGGCATAACTACTACTTGACCTTCATGAGCTTCCATTACTTCATCACCAATTTTTACTGTTGCTACTCCTTTATGGATATAAATCATAGCATCTCCTTTAGCAGCATGAGGACCTACCCCTTCACCCTTTCCAAAGGCTAAAGCTGTAAGCCCTACACCCTTCTTTTGTGCCATTGTAAGAGTTTCAATCTGCCCTTCTCTACAGCTTACTAAACTGTCAAAATCTATTGCCTTTGCCTTTTCTATATTTTTAATTAATTCTTCCATTCCTATCTTCTCCTTATCTTTTTTATTTTAAAATATTTGTTTTTATTTTTATAAATATATTTTTAACTAGTGTTTCAGCTTTCTAACAGCTTTATCATAATAAATTATACATATATTATAATAAATTTACATTGATTCAAATCACAAAATTAGTTTTTCCTATAAGAATTATTTAATTCCTCCTATAATTACTAGATGTTAGATATAAAAACTATAAAAAGGTACTGAATATTATACAGTACCTTTTTAGTCAATAAACTATCTAATTAAATTAGTTTCCTCACATAATATTCTTTTTAACGAATATTAGTATTAATAAAATCCAAAATTTCATTTTTATATTTATCATTATAATCTATCCATATTTCAGCATGTTCACTATCAGGAACTGTTACTAACTTCTTATTATCATGGGAAATAGAATTATAAATATCTTCTCCCATAAAATAAGGTGTAACAAGGTCATTTTTACTATTAAATATCAAAACAGGTACTTCAGTTTTAGATGTATATTTAGTAACATCAGCATCATCATAACTAAAGCCTAGCTTTAGTTGATTAACAATATTTCCTGTAAATAATAGATAGCCTAGTGGAATTCCTGTATTCATTTCTTCCATTTCAGTTTCTAGCATATATCTCATATTACTAATTGGACAATCTAATATGGCAAGGTCAACAAGTTCATTTATTTCTTCATCTCCTAAGGCTATACCAACTGTTGCCCCTCCAAAGGACATCCCCCAAAGGATTATTTTATTGTTTTTATTTTCATTCCTAACATATTTAATATAATCTCTTAAATCCTGACTTTCTAAATACCCAAAGGTAGTGTATTTTGCAGTATTTTCTCCTGAGCTTCTTTGATCATAGGCAATTACATTATATCCTTCATCTAAGAAAAATTCTGCAAAAGGATAAGTAGTTAATCTATTTCCCCCTAACCCATGAACTAGGATTACTATATCTCTGCTTCTATCTTTTTCTTTATTATCTTTAGCATAAATATAATCTGCAGGAATAATATGTCCATCTAAAGAAGATTCTAATTCTACTTTCTCAATTTCATAGCTTTTCTTAAATAGTTCTAAATCAAAATTATTTTCTTCCCAGTAGCTGATTTGTACTGTTGCTGTACTTTCATTGCTTACTAATTGTGTACTGCCTAAAAATACTTGATGTCCTATAAAGTATGATATCCCCAATGCTGCTAATAAAATAATTAATAGAAAAATTAAAAATAGTCTTTTTATAAAGCTCTTTTTATTTTTCATTTTCTCTCCCCCCTTTAATATTATATTACTAGCTATGTAAGCAAAATCCTCTATTTTCCATTAACATTGTATTTTATGAAATATAAAATAAAAAAGCACTAAATAATAGTGCTTTTTTATCTATATTAATAAATATTTTTACTAAAATATCTATCTCCCCTGTCAGGAAATATAGTAACTATATTTCCTTTATCTATTTTTTCTGCAAGCTTTAGAGAAGCTGCTAGTGCTGCTCCTGAGGAACTTCCTACAATAAGCCCTTCTCTGCTGGCAGCTAACTTAACCATATCAAAGGCTTCCTTATCTGTTACCTTTATTACTTCATCTACCAAACTCATATCCATTGTATTTGGAATAAAGTTATTTCCTATACCTTCAATATCATAGCAGCCTTCAATTCCTCCCCCCATAGTAGAGCCTACAGGATCTAGAAGAATTGCTTTTATATTTTTATTTCTTTCCTTTAAATATTTTGCAACACCTGTAAAAGTTCCTCCACTTCCAGCTCCAGCAACAAAATAGTCAATTTTTCCTTCTAAATCCTCATATATTTCTGGACCTGTTGTTTCATAATGGGCAAGAGGATTTGCCATGTTTTCAAATTGCCTTAGACTAATTGAGTTTTCTGTTACTTCAAGGAGTTCCTCTGCTTTTTTTACAGCTCCAAGCATTCCATCTTCCCTCGGAGTATTTATTATCTTAGCTCCCAAAGCTCTCATTAAAGTTTGCTTTTCTATTGAAAACTTCTCTGGAACCACAAATATTATATTATAACCTTTATTTAAGGCAGCCATTGCTATCCCAAGTCCAGTATTCCCTGCTGTTGCTTCAATTATTGTATATCCTGCTTTTAAGCTCCCATCTTCTTCTGCCTTTTTTATCATATAAGTGCCTATTCTGTCTTTAACACTTCCTCCAGGATTATTACACTCAAGCTTGGCAAATATATTAACTCCTTCCTTAATATTTAAATTATTAAGTTTAATTATGGAAGTTTTTCCTATTAACTCTTGTATATTATCTAAATACTTCACTGCTAAAGCCTTCCTCCAATCCTTTTGCTGCATATTCCTTTGCAAGTTTTAAGGAGTGGTCTTTATAATTTCCACATTGAATTTCATTAGCTGCTGGAATTTCTTCCACTTCTAGTATCTTCTTTAGAGCATAATTAAGAGCTTCTATTACTTTTTCAGCCTCTACATCTTCCCAAACTGTCATGTAAAATCCTGTTCTGCATCCCATTGGTGAAATATCAATAATATCTTCTAACTTTTCCCTCATAAAACCAGCTAATAAATGTTCTAGTGTATGAACTCCACTTATCTCCATTGCTCCTTTATTTGGCTGAACAAACCTTAAATCAAACTTTGATATAATATCTCCTAATCTTCCTTTTTGTGTTCCACATTTTCTTACATAAGGTGCCTTTACCTTTCTATGATCTAATTCAAAACTTTCTACCTTAACCATTTTATTTACTCTCCTTTAATGCA from Clostridium isatidis harbors:
- a CDS encoding alpha/beta hydrolase; translation: MKNKKSFIKRLFLIFLLIILLAALGISYFIGHQVFLGSTQLVSNESTATVQISYWEENNFDLELFKKSYEIEKVELESSLDGHIIPADYIYAKDNKEKDRSRDIVILVHGLGGNRLTTYPFAEFFLDEGYNVIAYDQRSSGENTAKYTTFGYLESQDLRDYIKYVRNENKNNKIILWGMSFGGATVGIALGDEEINELVDLAILDCPISNMRYMLETEMEEMNTGIPLGYLLFTGNIVNQLKLGFSYDDADVTKYTSKTEVPVLIFNSKNDLVTPYFMGEDIYNSISHDNKKLVTVPDSEHAEIWIDYNDKYKNEILDFINTNIR
- the uraA gene encoding uracil permease, translating into MQEKENLEKKELTIDVNEKLPLGKAIPLSIQHLFAMFGASVLVPILFNIDPAIVLVFNGIGTLLYAFITKRKIPAFLGSSFAYLAPVFLLTSQGYNFQTIQSGFVVSGALFALVAIIVKYTGIGWINKLFPPASMGAIIAIIGLELASSAADMSGFPVGGSNSPTLNSTWVIVSMVTLITVILSNVLLRGFLKVIPILIGIIVGYITALSMGLIDLSIINNAPFLSLPNIKLAHFDARAILTILPATFVVVVEHVGHLRVTSSLLGKDLAKDPGLNRSLLGDGLSTMISGFFGSVPTTTYGENIGVMALTKVYSVYVVCLAGIFSIILGFSGKLSALINTIPTPVIGGISFLLFGTIATSGLRVFIEEQVDFSKSRNLILTSVIFIVGLSGIKITLGAIEFKGMGLATIVAMILGIAFIIFDKLGIMNEE
- a CDS encoding S-ribosylhomocysteine lyase; protein product: MVKVESFELDHRKVKAPYVRKCGTQKGRLGDIISKFDLRFVQPNKGAMEISGVHTLEHLLAGFMREKLEDIIDISPMGCRTGFYMTVWEDVEAEKVIEALNYALKKILEVEEIPAANEIQCGNYKDHSLKLAKEYAAKGLEEGFSSEVFR
- a CDS encoding cupin domain-containing protein gives rise to the protein MEELIKNIEKAKAIDFDSLVSCREGQIETLTMAQKKGVGLTALAFGKGEGVGPHAAKGDAMIYIHKGVATVKIGDEVMEAHEGQVVVMPANIQHQVTAKEDMKMLLIVVKES
- a CDS encoding cupin; the protein is MKYLRNIRPFEAIKMNDMVSHSGSKIASKALVDNDRHELRFFSFAKGESIDKEYYEMESIFIIIEGEIKVLYNEDSEALVKEGEIFALEADIQYGLEALTDVKLLNILIKD
- a CDS encoding PLP-dependent cysteine synthase family protein; amino-acid sequence: MKYLDNIQELIGKTSIIKLNNLNIKEGVNIFAKLECNNPGGSVKDRIGTYMIKKAEEDGSLKAGYTIIEATAGNTGLGIAMAALNKGYNIIFVVPEKFSIEKQTLMRALGAKIINTPREDGMLGAVKKAEELLEVTENSISLRQFENMANPLAHYETTGPEIYEDLEGKIDYFVAGAGSGGTFTGVAKYLKERNKNIKAILLDPVGSTMGGGIEGCYDIEGIGNNFIPNTMDMSLVDEVIKVTDKEAFDMVKLAASREGLIVGSSSGAALAASLKLAEKIDKGNIVTIFPDRGDRYFSKNIY